CAGATCGCGCGTGCACAAAAGGCCGGTGCGATCGCAGGTGATCTCCGCGCGCCGGGCCCAGGCATTCAGCGCCAGCACCGCCGGTTTGACCGTCCAGCGCAGGAACATGTTGGCCGCCCGGGTGAGAAAGAACAGCGTGGTCATGTAAACGACGTGGTTGTTCTGAATGTGGCCGCACTCGTGGCCGATGACGTCCAGCAATTCGTTTTCGCTGAGGTGATCGATCAGGGCGGCGTTGACCACGATGTAGGGATCGTCGGTGGTGCCGAAGGTGTGCGCGTTCAGCGAACCGATGTTGGGCGACACGTAGATCGTCGGCTGGGCGATGCGCAGGACGTCTGCGCAGCGAATGCCCAGGGCGTGGACGCGCGGGAACTGCTTGTCGCTGACCTTGACGGCGGTGCCCAGCATCCGGCTCTTCTCCACGCCTTGCCACAGGCGCACGGTCGCCTCGACGGCCAGCGTCACCGGCTTGATGCGATCCAGGGCGGCGCGCACCTTGATGTCGCCGCCGTAGGCATACGCGGCGCCTTCCCGCGACCGGGCCGACGCCTCGCCTTTACGGGCCGCCACGTAACGCGAGAACGACAGGTCAATCTGGGGTTTGGGCACGGACCACCTCGGTGATAATAGAATAACCCTCGGCACCGACCATGACGATGACCAACGCAGCCAACACCGCCTCGCTCATCGAGGCCGCCTTCACGCCCAGCGAGACGGAGCTCGGCTTCATGCGCCGCGCGCTCGGCGCCGCCCAGGAGGCCGCCGGGCGCGGCGAGGTGCCGGTGGGCGCGGTGGTCGTGCTGGAAAACCAGATCGTCGCCGTCGCCCACAACGAACGCGAGACCGGCAGCGATCCGACCGCGCACGCCGAGATCGTGGCCCTGCGCCGGGCGGCGGCGCACCTGGGCAGCTGGCGCCTGTGCAACGCTGATCTCTACGTGACCATGGAGCCGTGCCCGATGTGCGCCGGCGCCCTGGTGAACGCGCGCATCCGGCGTCTCTACTTC
The Polyangia bacterium genome window above contains:
- a CDS encoding M48 family metallopeptidase; the encoded protein is MPKPQIDLSFSRYVAARKGEASARSREGAAYAYGGDIKVRAALDRIKPVTLAVEATVRLWQGVEKSRMLGTAVKVSDKQFPRVHALGIRCADVLRIAQPTIYVSPNIGSLNAHTFGTTDDPYIVVNAALIDHLSENELLDVIGHECGHIQNNHVVYMTTLFFLTRAANMFLRWTVKPAVLALNAWARRAEITCDRTGLLCTRDLEVSLATLIKLALGSRKLYSDINMEAYLAQLEEASRGPGRFDEFLHTHPYLPKRVAALRLFAETAYYRGLIADGKNGAATGGISKDECDAKVADILAIIK
- the tadA gene encoding tRNA adenosine(34) deaminase TadA, with the translated sequence MTMTNAANTASLIEAAFTPSETELGFMRRALGAAQEAAGRGEVPVGAVVVLENQIVAVAHNERETGSDPTAHAEIVALRRAAAHLGSWRLCNADLYVTMEPCPMCAGALVNARIRRLYFGCDDPKAGAVRTLYQLLDDRRLNHRVEVVPGVLAVEGATLLRDFFGRLRR